The DNA window GGGGCTGCTGGACCTGGTCAACATCATCTACACCGACGCCCGCGGCTTCCCGCAGACCGAGTTCAACGTGGCCCTGCCGTGGTCGAAGATGATCGTGCTCAATCCGGGAGTGCAGACGGAGTCGGTGATCGCGACCAGCCTCTCCGGTCGGCTCAACTGCTCGATCGTCAACGCCGAGGGCCAACCGGTGGTGACGTCGACCACCACCTCGATCATGGCGACGTGCACCCGCTGAGCGGGACGCTCAGCCCAGCCCGAGCTCGTGCATGCGCCGGTCGTGGGTCTGCTGCAGGCGATCGAAGAACGCGTTGAGCTGACCCAGCCCGCCGGCCCCTGACAACACCAGGTCGACCAGCTCGTCGTGGTCGGCCAGCACGTACTGCGTCTGGGTGATCGCCTCGCCGAACAGCCGGCGCGCCCACAGCGCCAACCGGCTGCGCTGCTTGCTGCTCGCGGTCACCGCGGTGCGCACCTCGGCCACGACGAACTGCGAGTGCCCGGTCTCCGCCAGGGCCGCCCGCACGACGTCGGCCACCTCGTCGGGCAGTCCGTCGGCGATCTCGAGGTACAGGTCGGCGGCCAGCGCGTCGCCGATATAGGTCTTGACCAACGCCTCCAGCCAGGTGCTGGGCATGGTGAGCCGGTGGTAGTTCTCCAGCACGGAGACGTACTTGGCCATCGCCGCCACGACGTCGACACCCCGGCGTTCCAGGGCGTCGCGCAGCAGTTCGTAGTGGCCCATCTCGGCGGCGGCCATGCTGGCCATCGAGATGCGTCCCCGCAGGTCGGGAGCCATCCGCGCCTCATCGGTCAGCCGGTAGAACGCGGCGACCTCACCGTAGGCGAGCACTGCGAACAGTTCGTCGACGCCGGGGTGATCCGCCGGAACCCGCGGCGTCGGCGAATCGTCCACCTGGTCGGCCGACGAGGCTGGGGAGGCCGAAGTCATGGCAACACTGTAGTCGGCGGGCTCGGGCGAAAACGGACGCCGGCTGTCGAGCGGCTACCATGGACCTCGATAGCGGCCGTCTTCGTCCGTTACGCAGAACGCCGCTATCGGCGAAATGTGCGCGCACAGCTGGCCCGCCCGGCGCAACCGGGTGAGGCCCGGCGCCTCGGCGACGTATTCGGAGTCGGAACTCGTGCGTGCGTGACCGCGACAGAGAAACACCGACACAACACCGAACAACGTCACCGAAAGGCCCGACCTCCGCGTATGACCGCACCGACAACCACAACCGAACTGCCCCCGAAAACAACATTCGCCGAACTCGGCGTCCGCGACGAGATCGTCCGCGCGCTGGCCGAGGAAGGCATCGAACATCCCTTCGCCATCCAGGAGCTGACCCTGCCGCTGGCGATGGCCGGTGACGACGTGATCGGCCAGGCCCGCACCGGCATGGGCAAGACCTTCGGCTTCGGCGTGCCGCTGCTGCACCGCATCACGACCCGCGCCGCCGAGGCCCCGCTCACCGGGGTGCCGCGCGCCCTGATCGTGGTGCCCACCCGGGAGCTGTGCATGCAGGTCACCGAGGACCTGGCCACGGCCGCCAAGTACCTGAGCGCCGACGACGGGCGCCGCCTGTCGGTGGTGTCCATCTACGGCGGGCGGCCCTACGAGCCGCAGATCGAGGCGCTGCGGGCCGGCGCCGACGTCGTGGTGGGAACCCCGGGCCGGCTGCTCGACCTGGCCCAGCAGGGCCACCTGCAGCTCGGCGGGCTGTCCAGTCTGGTGCTCGACGAGGCCGACGAGATGCTGGACCTGGGCTTCCTGCCCGACATCGAGCGCATCCTGCGGCAGATCCCCGCGAACCGGCAGTCGATGCTGTTCTCGGCGACCATGCCGGGCCCGATCATCACGCTGGCCCGCACCTTCATGAACCAGCCCACCCACATCCGCGCGGAAGCGCCGCATTCGGCCGCCACGCACGACACCACCGAACAGTTCGTCTACCGGGCCCACGCCCTGGACAAGGTGGAACTGGTCAGCCGGGTGCTGCAGGCCGAGGGCCGCGGCGCGACGATGATCTTCACCCGCACCAAGCGCACCGCGCAGAAGGTCGCCGACGAGCTGGCCGAGCGGGGCTTCAAGGTCGGCGCCGTGCACGGTGACCTGGGCCAGATCGCCCGGGAGAAGGCGCTCAAGGCGTTCCGCACCGGCGACATCGACGTGCTCGTCGCGACCGACGTGGCCGCCCGCGGCATCGACATCGACGACGTCACCCACGTCATCAACTACCAGATCCCCGAGGACGAGCAGGCCTACGTGCACCGGATCGGCCGCACCGGCCGCGCCGGCAAGACCGGCGTCGCGGTCACCCTGGTGGACTGGGACGAGCTGCCCCGCTGGACGATGATCGACAAGGCGCTGGGCCTGGACTCCCCCGACCCGGCCGAGACCTACTCCAACTCGCCGCACCTCTACGAAGAGCTGGGCATTCCCACCGAGGCGCGCGGCAAGGTCGGGACGCCGCGCAAATCGCCGGTCAAGCGCCGCGAGGCCGCCACCGATTCGGAATCCGCGGAACGCAAGCCCGCGCGCACCCGCTCCGGCGCACGTCGGCGGCGCACCCGCGGCGGCCAGCCCGCCACCGGGCACCCCGCGGGCAAGTCGGCTCCGGCCCCCGACAGCGACGGCGGCACCGACGGACCGTCCGGGTCGCCCGAGGCCAACGGCGCGCCGAAGCGGCGCCGCCGCCGGCGCCGCAAGCTCGCCGACGGCAACGCCGTTTCCGCCACCACCTCGGACTAGAGGCCCGCGCCGCGGCATGGTCAGACCGGAGCGCCGTACCAGGGGCGACATGCTGGCCGCCGCGGCGATCGCGGTCGTCGTCGCCGTCGCCGCGTCCCTGATCTGGTGGACCAGCGACGCCCGCGCCACCATCAGCAGGCCCGCCGCCGGCCCGGCCCCCAACCCGAAGCCGGCCCGCGACGTCCCGGCCGCGCTGAACCAGCTCTGGACGGCCGCCAGCCCCCAAACCGTGACGCCGGTGGTGGTCGGCGGCACGGTCGTCACCGGCGCCGGGCGCCGTGTCGAGGGGCGCGACCCCGGCACCGGTCAGACACGCTGGAGCTATTCCCGCGACGTCGACCTGTGCGGGGTGTCCTGGATCTACCGCTACGCCGTCGCGGTGTACCGGGACGACCGCGGCTGCGGGCAGGTCAGCACCGTGGACGGGTCGACCGGTCGGCGCGGACCCGCCCGCAGCGGTTACGCCGACCCGCACGTGCGGTTGTCCTCCGACGGCACGACCATGTTGTCGGCCGGCGACACCCATCTCGAGCTCTGGCGCTCGGACATGGTCCGGGTGCTGGCCTACGGCGAGACGGACGCCCGGGTGAAGCCGTCGGCACGCGGACTGCACTCCGGGTGCCGGCTGATCTCGGCGGCGGCCAGCTCGGCCGCGGTGTCGGTGCTCGAGAGCTGCACGGACCGGCCCGACCTGCGGCTCGTCCTGCTGCGGCCGGGCAAGGACGACGACGAGCCCCGCCAGCAGGTCGTGTCCGAACCGGGCATCCGCCCCGATTCGGGGGCGCGCGTGGTGGCCGTGTGGGAGAACAACACCGCGGTGTACCTGCCGTCACCGCAGCCCAGGCTGGACGTCGTCGACGAGACGGGCGCCACGGTGTCGAGCACCCTGCTGCCCAAGCCGCCGTCGCGTTCGGCGGTCGCAGCCCAGGCCGGCAACCTGGTGACCTGGTGGACCGGCGACGCCCTGATGGTGTTCGAGGCCAGCACCCTGACGCTGCGCTACACGATTGCCGCGGGCGAGACGACCGCGCCGCTGGGGCCCGCGGCGATGATGGCGGGCAAGCTGCTGGTGCCGGTCAGCAACGCGATCGGGGTCTACGACCCGGTCAGCGGCGCCAACGAGCGTTACATCCCGGTGCAGCGGTCGCCGGGCAGCGGCGCGGTGGTGCCGGCGGTGTCGGGATCGCGGGTGTTCGAGCAGCGCGGCGACACCGTGGTGGCCCTGGGCTGACCGTCCGCCGGGGCTAGACCTCGACCGTGAACGTCGGCAGCGCCTTGCCGCTCTTCCAGTGCGTGAGCAGCGACTTCGCCAACTCGGCGTAGGCCGCGGCACCCTTGTTCCGGCGCCCGGCCATCACCGACGAACCCGAGGCGCTGGCCTCGGCGAAACGCACCGTGCGCGGGATCGGCGGGGCCAGCACCGGCAGGTCGTAGCGGTCGGCGACGTCGAGCAGCACGTCACGGGTGTGGGTGGTGCGGGCGTCGTACAGGGTCGGCAACGCGCCCAGCAGGCGCAGGTCCGGGTTGGTGATCTGCTGGACGTCGGCCACAGTGCGCAAGAACTGCCCGACGCCGCGGTGCGCGAGCGTCTCGCACTGCAGCGGCACGATGACCTCGTCGGCCGCCGTGAGCCCGTTGAGCGTCAACACGCCCAGCGACGGCGGGCAGTCCAGGATGACTACGTCGAACTCGTCGGAGAGCTTCGCCAGGGCCCGTTTGAGGGCGTATTCGCGTCCGGCGCGCATCAGCAGCATCGCCTCGGCGCCCGCCAGGTCGATGTTTGCCGGCAGCAGCGTCATCCCCTCGATCGTGGCCACCAGCGCGGCGCCCGGCTCGACCTCGCCGAGCAGCACCTCGTGCACCGACACCGGCAGCTTGTCGGGATCCTGGCCCAGCGAGAAGGTCAGACAGCCCTGCGGATCCAGGTCCACCAGCAGGACCCGCTGCCCCGCATCCGCCATCGCCGCGCCCAGCGAGGCGACCGTAGTCGTCTTGGCGACACCGCCCTTCTGGTTGGCCACCGCCAATACCCGGGTCTTAGCCACAGGCACCGCCCCTCCTCATGGACTTCGCGCTGCATCGTCCCCGCGCAGTCACAGTGCCATCCTGGCACGTCCGCCGGCCCTGCGCTGCGGCCGACGGGCCCCGGTCCGCGTCGGGCAGAATCGGTCGCATGGGCTTGCACAACCACCGACTGGTCCTTTTGCGCCACGGGGAAACCGCGTGGTCCAAGTCCGGCCAGCACACGGGCCGGACCGATCTCGAACTCACCGAGAATGGCCGGGAGCAGGCCGAGCTCGCCGGGCGGGTGGTGGCCCAACTCAAGCTGACCGACCCGGTCGTGCTCAGCAGCCCACGGCAACGCGCCGTCACCACGGCCAAGTTGGCCGGGCTGTCGATCGACGAGGTGACCCCGCTGCTCGCCGAATGGGACTACGGGGCCTACGAGGGACTGACGACCCCGCAGATCCACGAATCGGTACCCGATTGGCTGGTCTGGACGCACGGATGCCCCGACGGGGAGAGCGTGGCGCAGGTCAGCGAACGCGCCGATCGGGCCATCGCGTTGGCGTTGGGGCACATGACCTCGCGCGACGTGGTGTTCGTGGGCCACAGCCACTTTTCGCGTTCGGTGATCACCCGCTGGCTCGAACTGCCGCTCGTCGAGGGCAGCCGCTTCTGGATGGTCGCCGGTTCGATCGCCGTGTGCGGGTTCGAGCATGGCGTGCGGCAGCTCGCCGCGCTCGGGCTGACCGGTCGCGCGCAGGCGCTCGCACACGGGTGAGCGCCACCGAGCCGCCGTTCGCGCTGTGCGGGCCGCGGGGGGCGCTGGTCGCCGACGGGGTGCGCGACCGATTCTGCGACGTGCGCGCGGCTCGAGCGGCGCTGCGCTCCGGGTCGGTGCCGATAGTGTTGGGCGCGTTGCCTTTCGACACGGATAAGCCCGCCGCGTTGCTGGCGCCGGGCAGCGTCGCGCGCACCGAGGGTCGCCCCGACTGGCCGACGGGCCCGCTGCCGGCGGTGCACGTCGCCGCCGCCGTCCCGCCGCCCGCCGACTACCGCGACCGGGTCAGCCGCGCACGCGAGCGGCTCCGCGCACCGGGCGGCTCACTACGCAAGGTGGTGCTGGCCCGCGCGTTGCGGCTGGCCGCGGACGCTCCCCTGGATGCGCGGGTCGTGCTGAGCCGACTGCTCGCCGCGGACCCGGCCGCCTACGGCTATCTCGTCGACCTGAGCGCCGCCGGTGGCGACTACCGCGGCGTCGTCCTGGTGGGCGCCACCCCCGAACTCCTGGTCGCCCGGTCCGGGGACCGCGTCGTGTGCCAGCCGTTCGCCGGTTCGGCCCCCCGCGACGCCGACCCCGAACGCGACGCCGCCAACGGCGCCACCCTGGCCGGCTCGGCCAAGAACCGCCACGAGCACCAGCTGGTGATCGACGCCATCCGGGCGGTTTTGGAGCCACTGTGCGATGACCTGACGATCGCGCCCGAACCCCACCTGAGCCGCACCGCGGCGGTGTGGCACCTGTGCACGCCGATCAGCGGCCGGCTTCGCGACAAGTCCACGACCGCAATCGATCTGGCATTGGCGCTGCATCCCACCCCGGCGGTCGGCGGCGTCCCGACCAAGGCCGCGACCGAGCTCATCGCGGAGCTGGAAGGGGACCGCGGGTTCTATGCCGGGGCGGTCGGGTGGTGCGACGCGCGCGGCGACGGCACCTGGGTGGTGTCCATCCGCTGTGCGCAGCTCTCGGCCGACCGGCGTACCGCGCTGGCGCGGGCCGGCGGCGGCATCGTCGCCGAGTCCGATCCCGACGACGAACTCGACGAGACCACAACGAAATTCGCGACGATACTCACGGCTCTGGGAGTGCGCACGTGACCACGGCGGTGTCGCGCGGCTGCACCTGTCGGCGCTGGCGCGCGAATGCCTCGACAACGGCTACTCGCGGCTCGCGTGGGCGGCGCTCACCGGAAACTCCGGCGCCATCGCCCTGTACGACTGGGTCGGCGGGCAGGGCAAGCCGCGACGCGACCCGACCGCCTACCTGTTGTCCGGCTCCCGATTGGCCGAACTGGCCGGCCCGCGCTGATCGCCCCCGGCGGCCCAGCGCACGCCGGCGGGGCTGAACAGCAGCGCCAGCACGCCCAGCGTCACCACCCCCGCCGGGATCCCGAAGGCCGGCCGATGCGAACCAACCGCGAGGTACCACGACACGGGGAGCAGCAGCAGCTGCGTGACCACCGCGAGCCCGCGGGCCCAGCGTCTGCCGAGGGTCAGCGCACGCCCGCCGGCCAGCACCACGCCGCCGACCAGGACGAACCACACTGCGGTCCCGAGCCCGTTGACCAGGCGCTGGTCGGCGCCCGCGATTCCCCGGACCACCAGCACCGCGGCCACCACCAGCCCGACCGCGCCCTGGGCGGCGACGACCATGCCCGCCGCCCGCACCACGGCCGGCGTCACCTGCCTGCTGGGGAGTGCCACGGCGCCAGCGTAGTCACCGGCCACCGCACTCGCCCGCGCCGCTCCGCGGCCGGGAGGCTCCTCCCCCTCCTCCTCGGGCCGTATCACGGCCCGCATCGTCGCCGCGCCCGGCCACATCGCCCGCCTCCTCCTCGGGCCGTATCACGGCCCGCATCGTCGCCGGGCCCGGTCACATCGCCCGCCTCCTCCTCGGGCCGTATCACGGCCCGCATCGTCGCCGGAACTAAGCTCAGTCGTCATGCGCGCCGTGCTGATCGTCAACCCCACAGCAACGTCCACCACACCCGCCGGCCGCGACCTGCTGACGCACGCACTCAAGAGCCGCCTGCAGCTCACCGTCGAGCACACCAACCACCGCGGCCACGGCACCGAGCTCGCGCAGGCGGCCGCGAAAGACGGCGTCGACCTGGTCGTGGTGCACGGCGGCGACGGCACGGTCAGCGGCGTCGTCAACGGCCTGCTCGGAAGCCCCGGGGCGACACCACCGTGGCACGTGCCCGCGGTCGCGGTGGTCCCCGGCGGCTCGGCCAACGTGCTGGCCCGGTCGCTGGGCATTTCCCGCGACCCGGTCGCGGCCACCAACCAGCTCATCCAGCTGCTCGACGACTACCGCCTTCACCAGAGGTGGCGCCGCATCGGGCTGATCGACTGCGGCGAGCGCTGGGCCGTGTTAAACACCGGCATGGGCGTCGACGCGGAGGTGGTCGCGGCGGTGGAGGCCGAACGCAACAAGGGCGGCGCGGTGACGCCGTGGCGCTACGTTCGCGCCGCGGTCCCGGCCGTGTGGGGCTACACGCGCCGCGAACCGATGCTGACACTGGAATTGCCCGCCCGCGCCCCGCTCACCGGGGTGAGC is part of the Mycobacterium sp. HUMS_12744610 genome and encodes:
- a CDS encoding diacylglycerol/lipid kinase family protein, with the translated sequence MRAVLIVNPTATSTTPAGRDLLTHALKSRLQLTVEHTNHRGHGTELAQAAAKDGVDLVVVHGGDGTVSGVVNGLLGSPGATPPWHVPAVAVVPGGSANVLARSLGISRDPVAATNQLIQLLDDYRLHQRWRRIGLIDCGERWAVLNTGMGVDAEVVAAVEAERNKGGAVTPWRYVRAAVPAVWGYTRREPMLTLELPARAPLTGVSFVFVSNSSPWTFANERPVWTNPGCSFESGLGVFAPTSLKLIPTLRIVRQMLAKRPKFELKNLITEDDVASLRVTSTGGPVACQFDGDYLGTRETMTFRAVPDALSVVAPPTKNQPELR
- a CDS encoding isochorismate synthase, encoding MSATEPPFALCGPRGALVADGVRDRFCDVRAARAALRSGSVPIVLGALPFDTDKPAALLAPGSVARTEGRPDWPTGPLPAVHVAAAVPPPADYRDRVSRARERLRAPGGSLRKVVLARALRLAADAPLDARVVLSRLLAADPAAYGYLVDLSAAGGDYRGVVLVGATPELLVARSGDRVVCQPFAGSAPRDADPERDAANGATLAGSAKNRHEHQLVIDAIRAVLEPLCDDLTIAPEPHLSRTAAVWHLCTPISGRLRDKSTTAIDLALALHPTPAVGGVPTKAATELIAELEGDRGFYAGAVGWCDARGDGTWVVSIRCAQLSADRRTALARAGGGIVAESDPDDELDETTTKFATILTALGVRT
- a CDS encoding ferritin-like fold-containing protein produces the protein MTSASPASSADQVDDSPTPRVPADHPGVDELFAVLAYGEVAAFYRLTDEARMAPDLRGRISMASMAAAEMGHYELLRDALERRGVDVVAAMAKYVSVLENYHRLTMPSTWLEALVKTYIGDALAADLYLEIADGLPDEVADVVRAALAETGHSQFVVAEVRTAVTASSKQRSRLALWARRLFGEAITQTQYVLADHDELVDLVLSGAGGLGQLNAFFDRLQQTHDRRMHELGLG
- a CDS encoding DEAD/DEAH box helicase, producing the protein MTAPTTTTELPPKTTFAELGVRDEIVRALAEEGIEHPFAIQELTLPLAMAGDDVIGQARTGMGKTFGFGVPLLHRITTRAAEAPLTGVPRALIVVPTRELCMQVTEDLATAAKYLSADDGRRLSVVSIYGGRPYEPQIEALRAGADVVVGTPGRLLDLAQQGHLQLGGLSSLVLDEADEMLDLGFLPDIERILRQIPANRQSMLFSATMPGPIITLARTFMNQPTHIRAEAPHSAATHDTTEQFVYRAHALDKVELVSRVLQAEGRGATMIFTRTKRTAQKVADELAERGFKVGAVHGDLGQIAREKALKAFRTGDIDVLVATDVAARGIDIDDVTHVINYQIPEDEQAYVHRIGRTGRAGKTGVAVTLVDWDELPRWTMIDKALGLDSPDPAETYSNSPHLYEELGIPTEARGKVGTPRKSPVKRREAATDSESAERKPARTRSGARRRRTRGGQPATGHPAGKSAPAPDSDGGTDGPSGSPEANGAPKRRRRRRRKLADGNAVSATTSD
- a CDS encoding ParA family protein — protein: MAKTRVLAVANQKGGVAKTTTVASLGAAMADAGQRVLLVDLDPQGCLTFSLGQDPDKLPVSVHEVLLGEVEPGAALVATIEGMTLLPANIDLAGAEAMLLMRAGREYALKRALAKLSDEFDVVILDCPPSLGVLTLNGLTAADEVIVPLQCETLAHRGVGQFLRTVADVQQITNPDLRLLGALPTLYDARTTHTRDVLLDVADRYDLPVLAPPIPRTVRFAEASASGSSVMAGRRNKGAAAYAELAKSLLTHWKSGKALPTFTVEV
- a CDS encoding acid phosphatase, with amino-acid sequence MGLHNHRLVLLRHGETAWSKSGQHTGRTDLELTENGREQAELAGRVVAQLKLTDPVVLSSPRQRAVTTAKLAGLSIDEVTPLLAEWDYGAYEGLTTPQIHESVPDWLVWTHGCPDGESVAQVSERADRAIALALGHMTSRDVVFVGHSHFSRSVITRWLELPLVEGSRFWMVAGSIAVCGFEHGVRQLAALGLTGRAQALAHG